The Chitinophaga sp. H8 genome contains a region encoding:
- a CDS encoding DUF1659 domain-containing protein, with protein MRFMRFVSMPVVLMMSFQVAKAQDPEIKKVPVPDQELKGPTIKNADTTIKKILDELQRVTDNDKQNSNAIQALLQGREIDNITKYELIKSNIVNASETYYLLNKKIIDLKSRTTTNNLDVFITSLNNPESKALGFSLSDRVVELVEKIILKGKADKSGRNGKIVESTKSIINSPIFQSFTSLTPPLAIANSVMNFLHSVSVNNKQINQKALQDFEKELNKYVIYYTSLNDANQKFEFGLNFNKDQLSLLQDNLYEHLRFTASALKFPLPQRDNKSIGETLNSFFFDFKKEKVIDFFNAMEAKYTKNKRIDYELLLRENPNLKEANNQLEDLILQTKRFENLYNEYFTLLDSYYGKVNSSLKIALDNGLSEKGIIETKQNEFRNLKTEAVSEIQSSINIKELYNNTEKIKYRYRIF; from the coding sequence ATGAGATTTATGAGATTTGTGTCCATGCCGGTTGTTTTAATGATGAGCTTTCAGGTAGCGAAAGCCCAGGATCCCGAAATTAAAAAAGTACCTGTACCCGATCAGGAACTGAAGGGTCCTACCATTAAAAACGCAGATACAACTATCAAAAAAATACTGGACGAATTACAACGCGTTACTGATAATGACAAACAAAATTCCAATGCCATCCAGGCGTTATTGCAAGGCAGGGAAATTGACAACATTACCAAGTACGAACTGATTAAAAGCAATATTGTTAATGCCAGCGAAACCTACTATTTGCTGAACAAAAAAATAATCGACTTAAAATCACGTACCACTACCAATAACCTGGATGTGTTCATCACCTCCCTGAATAACCCCGAAAGTAAGGCGTTGGGGTTTTCATTAAGCGACCGCGTAGTGGAACTGGTGGAAAAGATCATTCTCAAAGGGAAGGCTGACAAAAGCGGCAGAAACGGTAAAATAGTAGAATCCACTAAATCTATTATCAACAGCCCGATCTTCCAGAGCTTTACCTCCCTGACACCTCCATTGGCTATCGCCAACTCTGTGATGAACTTCCTGCATAGTGTGAGTGTGAATAACAAGCAGATTAACCAGAAGGCACTGCAGGACTTTGAAAAAGAACTGAATAAATACGTCATCTATTATACCTCGCTGAATGATGCGAACCAGAAGTTTGAGTTTGGGCTTAACTTTAATAAAGACCAGCTCAGCCTGCTGCAGGACAACCTTTATGAACACCTGCGCTTTACCGCTTCTGCCCTTAAATTCCCATTGCCACAACGGGATAATAAATCCATAGGTGAAACGCTCAACAGCTTTTTCTTCGACTTTAAAAAGGAAAAAGTAATTGATTTCTTTAACGCGATGGAGGCTAAGTATACCAAGAACAAAAGAATTGACTACGAATTATTGCTGAGAGAAAATCCTAACCTGAAAGAAGCTAACAACCAGCTGGAGGATCTTATCCTGCAAACCAAGCGTTTTGAGAACCTCTATAACGAATACTTTACCCTGCTGGATTCTTACTATGGCAAGGTGAATAGCTCCCTGAAAATTGCCCTGGACAATGGCCTCTCTGAAAAAGGTATCATTGAAACCAAACAAAACGAATTCAGAAACCTGAAAACAGAAGCAGTAAGTGAAATACAGTCTTCTATCAACATCAAGGAACTGTATAACAACACAGAAAAAATCAAATACCGTTACAGAATATTCTAA
- a CDS encoding M48 family metallopeptidase, which yields MKKTALLLTAGLGFIVACTQVPITGRKQLNLIPESTMQSMALQEYQSFLSQNKAVSASGSKDAEMVQRVGKRIANAVTRYMTSKNMGSEVANYKWEFNLVNSNEVNAWCMPGGKVVVYSGLLPVTQNETALACVMGHEIAHAIARHGNERMSQGLVAQGIQVAGAVALNRNPQAQNLFMQAFNIGGPLGIMAYSRQNELEADHLGVIFMAMAGYNPQESIPFWQRMAAKSGGGKPPELLSTHPSDERRVAQLQQLMPEAMKYYTPVK from the coding sequence ATGAAAAAGACAGCACTATTATTAACAGCTGGTTTAGGCTTTATCGTGGCATGTACGCAGGTGCCCATCACAGGCCGTAAGCAGTTGAACCTGATTCCTGAGAGCACGATGCAATCAATGGCCTTGCAGGAGTATCAGTCGTTTTTGTCACAGAATAAAGCGGTATCTGCCAGCGGTAGTAAGGATGCAGAGATGGTACAGCGGGTGGGAAAGCGGATCGCTAATGCTGTTACCCGCTACATGACCAGCAAAAATATGGGAAGCGAAGTAGCTAATTATAAGTGGGAATTTAACCTGGTAAACAGTAACGAAGTAAACGCCTGGTGTATGCCTGGTGGTAAAGTAGTGGTATACTCCGGTTTATTGCCGGTAACGCAGAATGAAACCGCGCTGGCCTGTGTAATGGGGCATGAAATTGCGCATGCTATTGCCCGTCATGGTAATGAGCGTATGAGCCAGGGACTGGTAGCCCAGGGGATACAGGTAGCAGGAGCGGTGGCATTAAACCGTAATCCACAGGCACAGAACTTATTTATGCAGGCTTTTAATATCGGCGGACCATTAGGTATCATGGCCTATTCCCGTCAGAATGAACTGGAAGCGGATCATCTGGGAGTAATATTTATGGCGATGGCAGGTTATAATCCTCAGGAATCTATTCCATTCTGGCAGCGTATGGCGGCTAAATCAGGCGGTGGCAAACCACCGGAACTGTTAAGCACGCACCCCAGTGACGAGCGCCGCGTAGCACAGTTACAGCAGCTGATGCCGGAAGCTATGAAATACTATACCCCTGTAAAATAA
- a CDS encoding YdeI/OmpD-associated family protein — MDQAIARKLQYKEGDSIYYCLELPASLEAVFQGAQCRSTLPVDKNAQVDFVLLFATSSQQLQQWWRKIAPLLTPEARCWIAYPKISSGIKTDLTRDEGWMVLTEAGWEGVRLVALDSTWSAARFKPVASIPNRTRGFSKAAPVVIPGVDFEQRTVIPPTDLQALLNKHKTALSFFQALSFTNKKEYVAWITGAKKEETRSSRVLAALEKLKAGKKNPSEK, encoded by the coding sequence ATGGACCAGGCTATAGCCAGAAAACTACAGTATAAGGAGGGCGATAGTATTTATTATTGTCTGGAATTACCAGCCAGCCTGGAAGCTGTGTTTCAGGGAGCACAATGCAGGAGCACCCTTCCTGTAGATAAAAATGCGCAGGTGGATTTTGTTTTATTATTTGCCACCAGCAGCCAGCAGTTACAGCAATGGTGGCGTAAAATAGCCCCGTTATTAACCCCGGAGGCCAGGTGCTGGATTGCCTATCCTAAAATATCATCAGGCATAAAAACAGACCTGACGAGAGATGAAGGCTGGATGGTTTTAACTGAAGCTGGCTGGGAAGGGGTAAGATTAGTTGCATTGGATAGTACCTGGTCGGCGGCCAGGTTTAAACCGGTAGCAAGCATTCCTAACAGGACCCGTGGATTTTCAAAAGCAGCACCCGTGGTAATACCTGGTGTAGATTTTGAGCAGCGCACGGTTATTCCGCCGACAGATCTCCAGGCTTTACTGAATAAACATAAAACAGCTTTATCCTTCTTTCAGGCACTTTCCTTTACCAACAAGAAGGAATATGTAGCCTGGATTACAGGTGCTAAAAAGGAAGAAACCCGGAGCAGCAGGGTGCTGGCAGCTTTGGAGAAGTTGAAAGCGGGAAAGAAAAATCCTTCTGAAAAATAA
- a CDS encoding hydrogen peroxide-inducible genes activator: MTTVQLEYIVAVDTYRSFVMAAEKCFVTQPTLSMQIQKLEDELGIKIFDRSKLPVVPTEIGAVVVAQSRIILKENARIKEIIADQKKEVQGNLRVGIIPTLAPYLLPRILTGFMKKYPKVKLEIWEYPTEQIMQQLKQELLDCGILATPLHNPHLEEHPLFYESFVVYTAKSNNLFDKKVIKPEDLDVREVWLLNEGHCMRNQVLNICRDKFTMGEYKNLEYNTGSVETLKRMVELNEGYTILPELSLQDLSTRQLNMVRYFKTPEPVREISLVTHRYFIKQALIEAFKKEILAHIPEKMKVQKSRKVIDIDVVAEKAH, encoded by the coding sequence ATGACGACGGTTCAATTAGAGTATATAGTTGCGGTAGATACCTATAGAAGTTTTGTAATGGCAGCAGAAAAATGCTTCGTTACACAGCCTACCCTGAGCATGCAGATTCAAAAGCTGGAAGACGAATTAGGAATCAAAATATTTGACCGGAGTAAACTTCCGGTAGTACCCACAGAAATTGGCGCTGTAGTAGTAGCACAATCCCGCATTATTCTTAAAGAAAATGCGCGTATCAAAGAAATCATTGCCGACCAGAAAAAAGAAGTGCAGGGCAACCTGAGAGTAGGTATTATCCCTACCCTGGCTCCCTATCTGCTTCCAAGGATATTAACCGGCTTTATGAAAAAATATCCTAAGGTAAAGCTGGAAATATGGGAATATCCTACGGAACAGATCATGCAACAACTCAAGCAGGAATTACTTGACTGTGGTATATTGGCTACTCCACTTCATAACCCTCACCTGGAAGAACATCCGCTTTTTTATGAGTCTTTTGTAGTGTACACCGCCAAAAGCAATAACCTCTTTGATAAAAAAGTGATCAAACCGGAAGACCTGGACGTGCGGGAGGTATGGTTGTTAAACGAAGGGCATTGCATGCGCAACCAGGTACTGAATATCTGCCGGGATAAATTCACTATGGGGGAATATAAAAACCTGGAATATAATACCGGCAGTGTAGAAACACTGAAAAGGATGGTAGAGCTGAATGAAGGATATACCATTCTACCGGAGCTCTCCTTACAGGACCTTTCCACCCGCCAGCTAAATATGGTTCGCTATTTTAAAACGCCGGAACCGGTAAGGGAAATCAGCCTGGTTACCCATCGCTATTTCATAAAACAAGCCCTCATAGAAGCTTTTAAAAAGGAAATACTGGCCCACATTCCGGAAAAAATGAAGGTGCAAAAAAGCCGGAAAGTAATTGATATTGATGTAGTAGCGGAAAAAGCGCACTAG